A genome region from Stenotrophomonas maltophilia includes the following:
- the merD gene encoding mercury resistance co-regulator MerD yields MNAYTVSRLALDAGVSVHIVRDYLLRGLLRPVACTTGGYGLFDDAALQRLCFVRAAFEAGIGLGALARLCRALDAANCDETAAQLAVLRQFVERRREALANLEVQLAAMPTAPAQHAESLP; encoded by the coding sequence ATGAACGCCTACACGGTGTCCCGGCTGGCCCTTGATGCCGGGGTGAGCGTGCATATCGTGCGCGACTACCTGCTGCGCGGATTGCTGCGGCCAGTCGCCTGCACCACGGGTGGCTACGGCCTGTTCGATGACGCCGCCTTGCAGCGACTGTGCTTCGTGCGGGCCGCCTTCGAGGCGGGCATCGGCCTCGGCGCATTGGCGCGGCTGTGCCGGGCGCTGGATGCGGCGAACTGCGATGAAACTGCCGCGCAGCTTGCTGTGCTGCGTCAGTTCGTCGAACGCCGGCGCGAAGCGTTGGCCAATCTGGAAGTGCAGTTGGCCGCCATGCCGACCGCGCCGGCACAGCATGCGGAGAGTTTGCCATGA
- the merT gene encoding mercuric ion transporter MerT: MSEPQNGRGALFAGGLAAILASACCLGPLVLIALGFSGAWIGNLTVLEPYRPIFIGAALVALFFAWRRIYRPAQACKPGEVCAIPQVRATYKLIFWIVAALVLVSLGFPYVMPFFY; the protein is encoded by the coding sequence ATGTCTGAACCACAAAACGGGCGCGGCGCGCTCTTCGCCGGTGGGCTGGCCGCCATTCTTGCGTCGGCCTGCTGCCTGGGGCCGCTGGTTTTGATCGCCTTGGGGTTCAGCGGGGCATGGATCGGCAACCTGACGGTGCTGGAACCCTATCGCCCGATCTTCATCGGCGCAGCGCTGGTCGCGCTGTTTTTCGCCTGGCGGCGCATCTACCGCCCGGCGCAAGCCTGCAAACCGGGTGAGGTCTGCGCGATTCCCCAAGTGCGAGCTACTTACAAGCTCATTTTCTGGATCGTGGCCGCGCTGGTCCTGGTCTCGCTCGGATTTCCCTACGTCATGCCATTTTTCTATTAA
- the merB gene encoding organomercurial lyase MerB, translating to MKLAPYILERLTSVNRTNGTADLLVPLLRELAKGRPVSRTTLAGILDWPAERVAAVLEQATSTEYDKDGNIIGYGLTLRETSYVFEIDDRRLYAWCALDTLIFPALIGRTARVSSHCAATGAPVSLTVSPSEIQAVEPAGMAVSLVLPQEAADVRQSFCCHVHFFASVPTAEDWASKHQGLEGLAIVSVHEAFGLGQEFNRHLLQTMSSRTP from the coding sequence ATGAAGCTCGCCCCATATATTTTAGAACGTCTCACTTCGGTCAATCGTACCAATGGTACTGCGGATCTCTTGGTCCCGCTACTGCGGGAACTCGCCAAGGGGCGTCCGGTTTCACGAACGACACTTGCCGGGATTCTCGACTGGCCCGCTGAGCGAGTGGCCGCCGTACTCGAACAGGCCACCAGTACCGAATATGACAAAGATGGGAACATCATCGGCTACGGCCTCACCTTGCGCGAGACTTCGTATGTCTTTGAAATTGACGACCGCCGTCTGTATGCCTGGTGCGCGCTGGACACCTTGATATTTCCGGCGCTGATCGGCCGTACAGCTCGCGTCTCATCGCATTGCGCTGCAACCGGAGCACCCGTTTCACTCACGGTTTCACCCAGCGAGATACAGGCTGTCGAACCTGCCGGCATGGCGGTGTCCTTGGTATTGCCGCAGGAAGCAGCCGACGTTCGTCAGTCCTTCTGTTGCCATGTACATTTCTTTGCATCTGTCCCGACGGCGGAAGACTGGGCCTCCAAGCATCAAGGATTGGAAGGATTGGCGATCGTCAGTGTCCACGAGGCTTTCGGCTTGGGCCAGGAGTTTAATCGACATCTGTTGCAGACCATGTCATCTAGGACACCGTGA
- the merA gene encoding mercury(II) reductase — MTTLKITGMTCDSCATHVKEALEKVPGVQSAVVSYAKGAAQLDLDPGTASDALTAAVAGLGYKATFADTLSTDNRAGLLDKVRGWMGTADKGSDGERQLQVAVIGSGGAAMAAALKAVEQGAKVTLIERGTIGGTCVNIGCVPSKIMIRAAHIAHLRRESPFDDGIAATVPAINRSKLLAQQQARVDELRHAKYEGILDGNPAITVLHGEARFKDDQSLTVRLNDGGERVVVFDRCLVATGASPAIPPITGLKGTPYWTSTEALVSDTIPERLAVIGSSVVALELAQAFARLGSQVTILARSTLFFREDPAIGEAVTAAFRAEGIKVLEHTQASQVAYADGEFVLTTGHGEVRADKLLVATGRTPNTRSLALEAAGVAVNAQGAIVIDKGMRTSTPHIYAAGDCTDQPQFVYVAAAAGTRAAINMTGGDATLNLTAMPAVVFTDPQVATVGYSEAEAHHDGIETDSRLLTLDNVPRALANFDTRGFIKLVIEEGSGRLIGVQAVAPEAGELIQTAVLAIRNRMTVQELADQLFPYLTMVEGLKLAAQTFTKDVKQLSCCAG, encoded by the coding sequence ATGACCACCCTTAAGATCACCGGCATGACCTGCGATTCGTGCGCTACGCACGTCAAGGAAGCCTTGGAGAAAGTGCCCGGCGTACAGTCGGCCGTCGTGTCCTACGCCAAGGGCGCGGCCCAACTCGACCTTGACCCCGGCACCGCATCGGACGCACTGACTGCCGCCGTGGCCGGACTCGGCTACAAGGCAACGTTCGCTGATACCTTATCGACGGACAACCGCGCCGGGCTACTCGACAAGGTACGCGGCTGGATGGGGACCGCCGACAAGGGCAGCGACGGTGAACGCCAGTTGCAGGTCGCCGTGATCGGTAGCGGCGGCGCTGCAATGGCGGCGGCGCTGAAGGCCGTCGAGCAAGGCGCGAAAGTCACGCTGATCGAGCGCGGTACTATCGGCGGCACCTGCGTCAACATCGGCTGCGTACCGTCCAAGATCATGATCCGTGCCGCCCACATTGCGCATCTGCGCCGTGAAAGTCCGTTCGACGATGGCATCGCGGCTACTGTGCCGGCGATTAACCGCAGCAAACTACTGGCCCAGCAGCAGGCGCGCGTCGATGAGCTGCGCCACGCCAAGTATGAAGGCATCCTGGATGGCAACCCGGCCATCACCGTTCTGCATGGTGAAGCGCGTTTCAAGGATGACCAAAGCCTTACCGTCCGTTTGAACGATGGCGGCGAGCGCGTCGTGGTGTTCGATCGCTGCCTGGTCGCCACTGGTGCCAGTCCGGCCATTCCGCCCATCACTGGTTTGAAAGGCACGCCGTACTGGACATCTACCGAGGCCCTAGTGAGTGACACCATTCCCGAACGCCTAGCCGTGATCGGATCGTCGGTGGTGGCGCTGGAACTGGCGCAAGCCTTCGCCCGGCTGGGCAGCCAGGTCACGATCCTGGCGCGCAGCACACTGTTCTTCCGCGAAGACCCGGCCATCGGTGAGGCCGTCACAGCCGCCTTTCGTGCCGAAGGAATCAAGGTTCTGGAACACACGCAAGCCAGCCAGGTCGCCTATGCGGACGGCGAATTCGTGCTGACCACAGGGCACGGCGAAGTGCGCGCCGACAAGTTGCTGGTCGCTACCGGCCGCACGCCGAACACGCGCAGCTTGGCGCTGGAAGCGGCGGGTGTCGCCGTCAATGCGCAGGGAGCCATCGTCATTGACAAGGGCATGCGCACCAGTACGCCACACATTTATGCCGCAGGAGACTGCACTGACCAGCCGCAATTCGTCTATGTGGCAGCGGCCGCCGGCACCCGTGCGGCCATCAACATGACCGGCGGAGACGCTACGCTCAATCTGACCGCGATGCCGGCGGTGGTGTTCACCGATCCGCAGGTCGCCACTGTGGGCTACAGCGAGGCGGAAGCGCACCACGACGGGATCGAGACCGACAGCCGCCTGCTAACACTGGATAACGTGCCGCGTGCGCTCGCCAACTTCGACACACGCGGCTTTATCAAGCTGGTAATCGAGGAAGGTAGCGGACGACTCATTGGGGTACAGGCAGTGGCCCCGGAAGCGGGCGAGCTGATCCAGACGGCGGTGCTCGCGATCCGTAACCGCATGACCGTACAGGAACTGGCTGACCAGTTGTTCCCCTACCTGACGATGGTCGAGGGGCTGAAGCTCGCGGCGCAGACCTTCACCAAGGATGTCAAACAATTGTCCTGCTGCGCAGGATGA
- a CDS encoding TniB family NTP-binding protein, giving the protein MDEYPIIDLSHLLPAAQGLARLPADERIQRLRADRWIGYPRAVEALNRLETLYAWPNKQRMPNLLLVGPTNNGKSMIIEKFRRTHPASSDADQEHMPVLVVQMPSEPSVIRFYVALLAAMGAPLRPRPRLPEMEQLALALLRKVGVRMLVIDELHNVLAGNSVNRREFLNLLRFLGNELRIPLVGVGTRDAYLAIRSDDQLENRFEPMMLPVWEANDDCCSLLASFAASLPLRRPSSIATLDMARYLLTRSEGTIGELAHLLMAAALVAVESGEEAINHRTLSMADYTGPSERRRQFERELM; this is encoded by the coding sequence GTGGACGAATATCCCATCATCGACTTGTCACACCTGCTGCCAGCGGCACAGGGGCTGGCTCGGCTGCCGGCGGACGAGCGCATCCAGCGCCTTCGCGCCGACCGCTGGATCGGCTACCCGCGCGCGGTCGAGGCGCTGAACCGGCTGGAAACCCTGTATGCGTGGCCAAACAAGCAACGCATGCCCAACCTGCTGCTGGTTGGCCCGACCAACAACGGCAAGTCGATGATCATCGAGAAATTCCGGCGCACGCATCCGGCCAGCTCCGACGCGGACCAGGAACACATGCCGGTGCTGGTCGTGCAGATGCCGTCCGAACCGTCGGTGATCCGCTTCTACGTCGCGCTACTTGCCGCGATGGGGGCACCATTGCGCCCGCGCCCACGGCTGCCGGAAATGGAGCAACTGGCGCTGGCACTGCTGCGCAAGGTCGGCGTGCGCATGCTGGTGATCGACGAGCTGCACAACGTCTTGGCCGGCAACAGCGTCAACCGGCGGGAATTTCTCAACCTGCTGCGCTTCCTCGGCAATGAGCTGCGCATCCCATTGGTCGGGGTCGGCACGCGCGACGCCTACCTGGCCATCCGCTCGGATGACCAATTGGAAAACCGCTTCGAGCCCATGATGCTGCCGGTGTGGGAGGCCAACGACGATTGCTGCTCACTGCTGGCCAGCTTCGCCGCTTCGCTTCCATTGCGGCGACCCTCGTCGATTGCCACGCTGGACATGGCCCGCTACCTGCTCACACGCAGCGAGGGCACCATCGGCGAACTGGCGCACTTGCTGATGGCGGCGGCCCTCGTCGCCGTGGAGAGCGGCGAGGAAGCGATCAACCACCGCACGCTCAGCATGGCCGATTACACCGGCCCAAGCGAGCGGCGTCGGCAATTCGAGCGGGAACTGATGTGA
- a CDS encoding TniQ family protein codes for MKPAPRWPLHPAPKEGEALSSWLNRVALCYHMEVSDLLEHDLGHGQVDDLDTAPPLSLLMMLFQRSGIELDRLRCMSFAGWVPWLLDSLDDQIPAALETYAFQLSVLLPRLRRKTRSITSWRAWLPTQPIHRACPLCLNDPENQAVLLAWKLPLMLSCPLHGCWLESYWGVPGRFLGWENADAEPRTASDAIAAMDQRTWQALTTGHVELPRRRIHAGLWFRLLRTLLDELNTPLSTCGTYAGYLRQIWECCGHPLRAGQSLWRPYETLNPAVRLQMLEAAATAISLIEVRDISPPGEHAKLFWSEPQTGFTSGLPAKAPKPEPVDHWQRAIQAIDEAIIEARHNPETARSLFALASYGRRDPASLEQLRATFAKEGIPPEFLSHYEPSLPFACLRQNDGLSDKF; via the coding sequence GTGAAGCCAGCGCCACGCTGGCCGCTGCATCCGGCTCCCAAGGAAGGCGAAGCCTTGTCTTCATGGCTCAACCGCGTGGCCCTTTGCTATCACATGGAGGTGTCCGACCTGCTGGAGCACGATCTTGGTCACGGCCAGGTTGATGACCTGGATACCGCGCCACCACTGTCGCTGCTGATGATGCTCTTCCAGCGGAGCGGTATCGAGCTGGATCGGCTGCGCTGCATGAGTTTCGCCGGCTGGGTGCCTTGGCTACTGGACAGCCTTGATGATCAGATTCCAGCCGCATTGGAAACCTATGCGTTCCAGCTCTCGGTACTGCTGCCGAGACTCCGCCGTAAGACGCGATCCATCACGAGCTGGCGTGCCTGGCTGCCCACCCAACCGATACACCGCGCCTGTCCGCTCTGCCTGAACGATCCGGAGAACCAAGCCGTACTGCTCGCGTGGAAGCTGCCCCTGATGCTGAGCTGCCCACTGCATGGCTGCTGGCTGGAATCCTATTGGGGCGTGCCAGGGCGGTTTCTCGGCTGGGAGAACGCCGACGCCGAACCGCGCACTGCCAGCGACGCGATTGCGGCGATGGACCAGCGTACCTGGCAGGCACTGACGACCGGCCACGTGGAGTTGCCGCGCCGACGCATCCACGCCGGATTGTGGTTTAGGCTGCTACGCACGCTGCTCGATGAGCTGAACACCCCGCTTTCGACGTGCGGCACCTACGCGGGGTATCTCCGCCAAATCTGGGAATGCTGCGGGCATCCGCTGCGTGCTGGGCAAAGTCTGTGGCGACCGTATGAAACCCTGAACCCGGCAGTACGGTTGCAGATGCTGGAGGCGGCGGCAACGGCAATCAGCTTGATTGAGGTGAGGGATATAAGCCCGCCAGGCGAGCACGCAAAGCTATTCTGGTCCGAGCCCCAAACCGGGTTCACCAGTGGCCTGCCGGCGAAAGCGCCGAAGCCCGAACCCGTCGATCACTGGCAGCGTGCAATCCAGGCCATTGATGAGGCCATCATTGAAGCACGACACAACCCCGAGACGGCACGCTCGCTGTTCGCGTTGGCTTCCTATGGTCGGCGCGACCCCGCTTCCTTGGAACAGTTGCGCGCCACCTTCGCGAAGGAAGGCATCCCCCCGGAATTTCTGTCACATTATGAGCCTAGCCTACCCTTTGCATGCCTTAGGCAGAATGACGGGTTAAGTGACAAATTTTGA
- a CDS encoding DUF3330 domain-containing protein has translation MNANDPTATSCCVCCKEIPLDAAFTPEGAEYVEHFCGLECYQRFQARASTATETSGEPNACGSPPSN, from the coding sequence ATGAATGCAAATGATCCGACCGCCACCAGTTGCTGCGTGTGCTGCAAGGAAATTCCGCTCGATGCCGCCTTCACACCGGAAGGCGCGGAGTACGTCGAGCACTTCTGCGGGCTGGAGTGTTATCAACGTTTCCAGGCGCGGGCCAGCACTGCGACCGAAACGAGCGGCGAACCGAACGCTTGCGGTTCGCCGCCGTCAAATTGA
- a CDS encoding recombinase family protein, translating into MLIGYMRVSKADGSQATDLQRDALVAAGVDPAHLYEDQASGKREDRPGLASCLKALRPGDTLVVWKLDRLGRDLRHLINTVHDLTGRGIGLKVLTGHGAAIDTTTAAGKLVFGIFAALAEFERELIAERTVAGLASARARGRKGGRPFKMTAAKLRLAMAAMGQSETKVGDLCQELGITRQTLYRHISPKGELRPDGEKLLSRI; encoded by the coding sequence ATGCTGATTGGCTACATGCGAGTATCGAAGGCGGATGGCTCCCAGGCGACGGACTTGCAGCGCGATGCGCTGGTCGCGGCCGGTGTTGATCCGGCGCATCTCTATGAAGACCAAGCGTCCGGAAAACGCGAGGATCGTCCCGGTCTGGCGAGCTGTCTGAAGGCACTACGGCCAGGCGACACGTTGGTCGTTTGGAAACTGGATCGGCTCGGGCGCGACCTGCGCCATCTGATCAATACCGTCCATGACCTGACCGGACGCGGCATCGGCCTCAAGGTGCTGACCGGGCACGGCGCGGCCATTGACACCACGACCGCCGCCGGCAAGCTGGTCTTCGGTATCTTCGCCGCGCTGGCCGAGTTCGAGCGCGAGTTGATCGCCGAGCGCACCGTGGCGGGCCTGGCCTCAGCACGGGCACGCGGCCGGAAAGGCGGCCGGCCGTTCAAGATGACCGCCGCCAAGCTGCGGCTGGCGATGGCGGCAATGGGGCAGTCAGAGACCAAGGTCGGCGACCTGTGCCAGGAACTTGGCATCACGCGGCAGACCCTGTATCGGCATATTTCACCCAAGGGCGAGCTACGTCCAGATGGCGAGAAGCTACTCAGCCGAATTTGA
- the merP gene encoding mercury resistance system periplasmic binding protein MerP, with protein MKKLFAALALAAVVAPVWAATQTVTLSVPGMTCSTCPIIVKKAISKVEGVSKIDVTFETREAVVTFDDAKTSVQKLIKATGDAGFPSSVKQ; from the coding sequence ATGAAAAAACTGTTTGCCGCCCTCGCCCTCGCTGCCGTTGTTGCCCCCGTGTGGGCCGCCACCCAGACCGTCACGCTGTCCGTACCGGGCATGACCTGCTCCACCTGCCCGATCATCGTCAAGAAGGCGATTTCCAAGGTCGAAGGCGTCAGCAAAATTGACGTGACCTTCGAGACACGCGAAGCGGTTGTCACGTTCGATGATGCCAAGACCAGCGTGCAGAAGCTGATCAAGGCAACCGGAGACGCGGGCTTTCCGTCCAGCGTCAAGCAGTAA
- the merE gene encoding broad-spectrum mercury transporter MerE, whose product MNSPERMPAETHKPFTGYLWGTLAVLTCPCHLSILAAVLAGTTAGAFLVEYWVITALGLTGLFLLSLARALRAFRERS is encoded by the coding sequence ATGAACAGCCCCGAGCGCATGCCGGCCGAGACGCACAAACCGTTCACCGGCTACCTGTGGGGCACGCTGGCCGTGCTGACTTGCCCCTGCCACCTGTCCATCCTCGCTGCCGTGCTGGCCGGCACAACCGCCGGTGCATTCCTTGTCGAGTATTGGGTCATCACGGCGCTCGGTTTGACCGGCCTGTTTCTTCTGTCACTGGCGCGGGCGTTGCGGGCATTCAGGGAAAGATCATGA
- a CDS encoding transposase, producing MATLPDAAWAQARHRTEIIGPLAALEVVGHEAADAAAQALGLSRRQVYVLIRRARQGAGFVTDLVPGQSGGGKGKGRLPESVERIIRELLQKRFLTKQKRSLAAFHREVAQACKAQKLRVPARNTLALRIAGLDPLKATRRREGQDASRSLQGVGGEPPAVTAPLEQVQIDHTVIDLIVVDERDRQPIGRPYLTIAIDVFTRCVLGMVVTLEAPSSVSVGLCLVHVACDKRPWLEGLNIEMDWPMSGKPRLLYLDNAAEFKSEALRRGCEQHGIRLDYRPPGQPHYGGIVERIIGTAMQMIHDELPGTTFSNPDQRGDYDSENKAALTLRELERWLTLAVGTYHGSVHNGLLQPPAARWSEAVARVGVPAVVTRALAFLVDFLPIIRRTLTRTGFVIDHIHYYADALKPWIARRDRLPAFLIRRDPRDISRIWVLEPEGQHYLEIPYRTLSHPAVTLWEQRQALTKLRQQGREQVDESALFRMIGQMREIVTTAQKATRKARRDADRRQHLKASPPPDKPIPPKTDVADPQADNLPPAKPFDQIEEW from the coding sequence GTGGCCACCCTGCCCGATGCGGCATGGGCACAGGCCCGGCACCGGACCGAAATCATCGGGCCGCTGGCAGCGCTTGAAGTGGTTGGGCATGAAGCCGCCGATGCCGCTGCTCAAGCGCTGGGCCTATCCAGGCGACAGGTGTATGTCCTGATCCGGCGTGCCCGGCAAGGTGCTGGGTTTGTGACGGACCTGGTTCCCGGCCAGTCCGGCGGCGGAAAAGGCAAGGGACGCTTGCCGGAATCAGTTGAGCGCATCATCCGCGAGTTGCTGCAAAAGCGCTTCCTGACCAAGCAGAAGCGTAGCCTGGCGGCGTTCCACCGCGAGGTCGCGCAGGCTTGCAAAGCGCAAAAGCTACGGGTGCCGGCGCGCAACACTTTGGCCCTGCGGATCGCCGGCCTCGACCCGCTCAAGGCCACTCGCCGCCGGGAAGGTCAGGATGCGTCCCGCAGCCTGCAAGGTGTCGGTGGTGAGCCTCCCGCCGTGACCGCGCCACTGGAACAAGTGCAGATTGATCACACGGTCATCGACCTGATCGTGGTGGACGAGCGCGACCGGCAACCGATTGGCCGTCCGTATCTGACCATCGCCATCGACGTGTTTACCCGCTGCGTGCTCGGCATGGTCGTCACGCTGGAAGCGCCGTCATCTGTTTCGGTCGGCCTGTGCCTTGTGCATGTCGCCTGCGACAAGCGTCCCTGGCTGGAGGGTCTGAATATAGAAATGGATTGGCCGATGAGCGGCAAGCCCAGGCTGCTCTACTTGGACAACGCGGCCGAGTTCAAGAGCGAGGCGCTGCGCCGTGGCTGCGAGCAGCACGGCATCCGGTTGGACTATCGTCCGCCAGGGCAGCCGCACTACGGCGGCATCGTGGAACGGATCATCGGTACGGCGATGCAGATGATCCACGATGAATTGCCAGGGACGACCTTCTCCAACCCTGACCAGCGCGGGGACTACGATTCCGAAAACAAGGCCGCCCTGACATTGCGTGAGCTGGAGCGCTGGCTCACGTTGGCGGTGGGCACCTATCACGGCTCTGTGCACAACGGCCTGCTTCAGCCGCCGGCGGCGCGCTGGTCAGAAGCCGTGGCGCGTGTCGGTGTACCGGCTGTCGTCACCCGCGCCTTGGCTTTTTTGGTCGATTTCCTGCCCATCATTCGCCGTACTCTGACTCGCACCGGCTTTGTCATCGACCACATTCACTACTACGCCGATGCGCTCAAACCGTGGATCGCACGACGCGACCGCTTGCCCGCTTTCCTGATCCGGCGCGACCCGCGTGACATCAGCCGTATCTGGGTGCTGGAACCGGAGGGGCAGCATTACCTGGAAATCCCCTACCGTACCTTGTCGCACCCGGCTGTCACCCTCTGGGAACAACGGCAGGCGCTGACGAAATTGCGGCAGCAGGGACGCGAACAGGTGGATGAGTCGGCGCTGTTCCGCATGATCGGGCAGATGCGCGAGATCGTGACCACCGCACAGAAGGCCACGCGCAAGGCGCGGCGCGACGCGGATCGACGCCAGCACCTCAAGGCATCGCCTCCGCCGGACAAGCCGATTCCGCCGAAAACGGACGTTGCTGATCCGCAGGCAGACAACCTGCCTCCGGCCAAACCGTTCGACCAGATCGAGGAGTGGTAG
- the merR gene encoding Hg(II)-responsive transcriptional regulator, with amino-acid sequence MQINFENLTIGVFAKAAGVNVETIRFYQRKGLLPEPDKPYGSIRRYGAADVTRVRFVKSAQRLGFSLDEIAELLRLDDGTHCEEASSLAEHKLQDVREKMADLARMEAVLSDLVCACHSRQGNVSCPLIASLQGGTSLAGASTA; translated from the coding sequence ATGCAAATTAATTTTGAGAATCTGACCATTGGCGTTTTTGCCAAGGCGGCCGGGGTCAATGTGGAGACCATCCGGTTCTATCAGCGCAAGGGCTTGTTGCCCGAGCCGGACAAGCCCTATGGCAGCATTCGCCGCTATGGCGCGGCGGACGTGACACGGGTGCGATTCGTGAAATCGGCCCAGCGGTTGGGCTTCAGCCTGGATGAAATCGCCGAGTTGCTGCGGCTCGACGATGGCACCCACTGCGAGGAGGCCAGCAGCCTGGCCGAGCACAAGCTCCAAGACGTGCGCGAGAAGATGGCCGATTTGGCGCGCATGGAGGCTGTGCTGTCTGACCTGGTGTGCGCCTGCCATTCGCGGCAGGGGAATGTTTCGTGTCCGCTGATTGCGTCGTTGCAAGGTGGAACGAGCTTGGCAGGGGCTTCCACAGCTTAG
- a CDS encoding tetratricopeptide repeat protein has protein sequence MSNLFRYGRSSVVSGLLMLMSVGALAYDFKRMEAAIESLSPTTQSEWERKATAGEPIAQNVTGMAYKYGIGVAQDQAVSWKWFRSAAEQGEADAQFNLARIYEGHANDTFYRRHARPVPADDSEAVNWYRRSAEQNHTQAQVKLAQLYAKGVAPAASDLVQAYKWFGIAAARGDETAVKLRAELAARLTREQIADGDAQAMEWTRSSSVKQ, from the coding sequence ATGAGTAACTTGTTTAGATACGGACGTTCGTCCGTCGTAAGCGGCCTTCTGATGCTCATGAGCGTCGGTGCGTTGGCCTATGACTTCAAAAGGATGGAGGCGGCCATCGAGTCGCTCTCGCCTACCACGCAAAGCGAATGGGAGCGCAAGGCCACAGCGGGTGAACCCATTGCGCAGAACGTCACCGGCATGGCGTACAAGTACGGCATCGGCGTCGCGCAGGATCAGGCAGTCTCGTGGAAGTGGTTCCGCTCAGCGGCAGAGCAGGGCGAGGCGGACGCCCAGTTCAACCTCGCGCGCATCTACGAAGGGCATGCCAACGACACCTTCTATCGTCGCCACGCACGGCCTGTGCCCGCTGACGACAGCGAGGCCGTGAATTGGTACCGCCGCTCCGCTGAGCAGAACCACACACAGGCGCAAGTTAAGCTGGCACAGCTGTACGCGAAGGGCGTCGCTCCGGCCGCGTCCGATCTGGTCCAGGCGTACAAGTGGTTCGGCATCGCCGCCGCCCGCGGCGACGAGACCGCGGTCAAGCTGCGCGCCGAGCTTGCGGCCAGATTGACACGTGAGCAGATCGCGGACGGCGATGCTCAGGCTATGGAATGGACAAGAAGTTCCAGTGTTAAGCAGTGA
- the merC gene encoding organomercurial transporter MerC: MSDIMGLITRIADKTGALGSVVSAMGCAACFPAIASFGAAIGLGFLSEYEGLFISRLLPLFAAIALLANALGWLSHRQWHRSLLGMIRPAIVFAATVWLLGNWWTANLMYVGLALMVGVSIWDFVSPAHRRCGPDGCELPPQHG; this comes from the coding sequence GTGAGCGACATCATGGGCTTGATTACACGCATCGCCGATAAAACCGGAGCGCTCGGCAGCGTCGTTTCCGCGATGGGCTGCGCGGCTTGTTTCCCAGCCATCGCCAGTTTCGGCGCGGCCATAGGGCTGGGCTTCCTGAGTGAATACGAGGGCCTGTTTATCTCCAGGCTATTGCCGCTGTTTGCCGCCATCGCCCTGTTAGCAAACGCGCTGGGCTGGCTGAGTCATCGTCAATGGCACCGCAGCCTGCTCGGCATGATCAGGCCGGCCATCGTATTCGCGGCCACGGTTTGGCTTCTCGGCAACTGGTGGACGGCGAACCTGATGTACGTCGGTCTGGCCTTGATGGTCGGGGTGTCGATCTGGGATTTCGTCTCGCCGGCACATCGCCGCTGCGGCCCGGACGGCTGCGAACTGCCACCACAACATGGCTGA
- a CDS encoding recombinase family protein, which produces MQGHRIGYVRVSSFDQNPERQLEQTQVSKVFTDKASGKDTQRPQLEALLSFVREGDTVVVHSMDRLARNLDDLRRLVQKLTQRGVRIEFLKEGLVFTGEDSPMANLMLSVMGAFAEFERALIRERQREGITLAKQRGAYRGRKKALSDEQAATLRQRATAGEPKAQLAREFNISRETLYQYLRTDD; this is translated from the coding sequence GTGCAGGGGCACCGCATCGGCTACGTCCGGGTCAGCAGCTTCGACCAGAACCCGGAACGCCAGCTGGAACAGACACAGGTGAGCAAGGTGTTCACCGACAAGGCATCGGGCAAGGACACCCAGCGCCCCCAGCTCGAAGCGCTGCTGAGCTTCGTCCGCGAAGGCGATACAGTGGTGGTGCACAGCATGGACCGGCTGGCCCGCAACCTCGATGACCTGCGTCGCTTGGTACAGAAGCTGACTCAACGCGGCGTGCGCATCGAGTTCCTGAAGGAGGGCCTGGTGTTCACTGGCGAGGACTCGCCGATGGCCAACCTGATGCTGTCGGTGATGGGGGCCTTCGCTGAGTTCGAGCGCGCCCTGATCCGCGAGCGGCAGCGTGAGGGCATCACCTTGGCCAAGCAGCGTGGCGCGTACCGGGGCCGCAAGAAAGCCCTGTCCGATGAGCAGGCTGCTACCCTGCGGCAGCGAGCGACGGCCGGCGAGCCCAAGGCGCAGCTTGCCCGCGAGTTCAACATCAGCCGGGAAACCCTCTACCAGTACCTCCGCACGGACGACTGA